In Chrysemys picta bellii isolate R12L10 chromosome 3, ASM1138683v2, whole genome shotgun sequence, a single genomic region encodes these proteins:
- the LOC135982491 gene encoding centromere protein F-like, protein MQQELQTIKEELETPDPKLIVVDENDQTMESVVDAVSQVNSKRAIDEQYSLVLHELTPSQNDDVQVSRLNELEKMCEILRIEKLALTSELNDSKTECTTTDKMAEEVEKVVSEVKILKDEKAIFPDVLMDQSVENEVGIHFDNEQMSFKSLECSAEPNYNYEDLKLSNKAVKIHFEVREKIFSLQREHKILHEQHCSMIFKVSELQSCNATLKAENSALSTSLNKINTDSVEVQVTSCQKDGEFKLEETKSTFSPSCLNEMPYFAEANLLELSFESDLWKRREESIQLNISQESVRRDTTEISVVEEPHNDQALDFIAKRERYTQKI, encoded by the coding sequence ATGCAGCAAGAATTACAAACTATTAAAGAGGAACTGGAAACTCCAGATCCTAAGCTTATAGTGGTGGATGAGAATGACCAAACAATGGAGTCTGTTGTTGATGCTGTTTCCCAGGTCAACTCTAAAAGAGCAATAGATGAGCAGTATTCTTTGGTTCTTCATGAGCTGACACCAAGCCAAAATGATGATGTCCAAGTCTCCAGACTAAATGAATTGGAGAAAATGTGTGAAATTTTGCGGATTGAAAAGTTAGCGTTAACATCTGAACTTAATGACTCAAAAACTGAATGCACCACTACTGATAAAATGGCAGAAGAGGTAGAAAAAGTAGTGAGTGAAGTTAAAATATTAAAAGATGAAAAAGCTATTTTTCCTGATGTATTAATGGATCAAAGTGTTGAAAATGAAGTGGGAATACACTTTGATAATGAGCAAATGTCTTTCAAATCTCTGGAATGTAGTGCTGAACCTAACTATAACTATGAAGATTTAAAACTGTCCAACAAAGCAGTTAAAATACACTTTGAGGTAAGAGAGAAAATTTTCTCTTTACAAAGAGAGCATAAAATCTTACATGAGCAACACTGTAGTATGATCTTCAAAGTGTCTGAGCTACAGTCCTGTAATGCAACTCTTAAGGCAGAAAATTCTGCATTGTCAACAAGTCTGAATAAAATTAACACTGATTCAGTGGAAGTGCAGGTGACTTCTTGCCAAAAAGATGGAGAATTTAAATTAGAGGAAACCAAGTCCACATTTTCTCCATCATGTCTTAATGAGATGCCATATTTTGCAGAAGCAAATCTTTTGGAATTGTCCTTTGAGAGTGATCTGTGGAAACGGAGAGAAGAAAGTATTCAGCTGAATATTTCTCAAGAATCTGTTCGAAGAGATACAACAGAAATTAGTGTAGTAGAAGAGCCCCATAATGATCAGGCATTGGACTTCATTGCGAAGAGAGAGCGTTATACACAGAAAATCTAG